Proteins encoded by one window of Amaranthus tricolor cultivar Red isolate AtriRed21 chromosome 4, ASM2621246v1, whole genome shotgun sequence:
- the LOC130810211 gene encoding pentatricopeptide repeat-containing protein At2g46050, mitochondrial, whose translation MLCMLAKVLSPISLFKFKKCIATAKIISKKLLCLDISTRWNSTYLMLEATFALKDALERYSKEDFVVRVPKDRDENSKPKIDDLDNVRSRMSRLGVMMHKTESNRLENAHLTRSFISLALKFSANYGFFCEAKQLHSLVMKFGLYEKLSIQNQILHSYVKCGEFGHAHKVFDEMPVRNVVSWNTLFSGCVSRVGFGFCYFRRMLLEMVQPDSTTLNALFRWHGVFDDLRIGGQLRGCAMKVGLSSDRFVGCSIVDLYEKLGEVSDAKFAFGELGSRDLVSWNVMVSAYALNGIVKEAFRIFRSMQVIGVRGDEFTFASLLVLVN comes from the exons ATGTTGTGCATGTTAGCTAAGGTGTTATCTCCTATAAGTTTGTTTAAATTTAAGAAGTGTATTGCAACTGCTAAGATTATTAGTAAAAAGTTGTTATGTCTTGACATTAGTACAAGATGGAACTCTACCTATCTCATGTTAGAAGCTACATTTGCTCTTAAGGATGCACTTGAGAGGTATTCTAAAGAGGATTTTGTTGTGCGTGTTCCAAAGGATAGAGATGAAAACAGTAAACCTAAAATTGATGATTTGGATAATGTTAGAAG TAGAATGTCAAGACTCGGGGTTATGATGCATAAAACTGAGTCGAATCGATTGGAAAATGCCCATTTGACTCGCTCATTTATATCTTTAGCACTTAAATTTTCTGCCAATTATGGCTTTTTCTGTGAAGCAAAACAGCTACATTCACTTGtgatgaagtttggtttgtatgaAAAGTTGTCTATACAGAATCAaatcttgcattcttatgtaaAATGTGGGGAGTTTGGGCATGCtcataaagtgtttgatgaaatgcctgTGAGAAATGTTGTGTCGTGGAATACATTGTTTAGTGGGTGTGTTTCAAGGGTAGGATTTGGGTTTTGTTATTTTAGGAGAATGTTATTAGAAATGGTGCAACCGGATTCTACAACATTGAATGCTTTGTTTCGGTGGCATGGTGTCTTTGATGACCTTAGAATAGGTGGACAATTACGTGGTTGTGCAATGAAAGTTGGATTGAGCTCAGATAGGTTCGTGGGTTGTTCTATTGTTGATCTTTATGAAAAACTTGGGGAAGTTAGTGATGCAAAATTTGCTTTCGGTGAATTGGGTTCGAGGGATTTGGTTTCGTGGAATGTGATGGTTTCTGCGTATGCCTTGAATGGCATAGTGAAAGAAGCCTTTAGGATTTTTAGATCAATGCAGGTGATTGGAGTTCGAGGGGATGAATTTACTTTTGCTAGTCTTTTAGTTCTTGTAAATTGA
- the LOC130811338 gene encoding probable E3 ubiquitin-protein ligase RHB1A isoform X2, with translation MGGCCCSSRKSQLQGTPVYYYCPPSLDEQESLRTYRGAAPGMSTGLLVGLNLDTSSPDTFRPPPAPLPFNVLFGRPQTPIHTLGSQAPKCDDAKLSKSEANPENVAVNCSDILISGDYVYKSEGKTLADILLASPTKSDVDISKSDDAPELATDEDCCPICLEEYDTDNPKMVTNCEHDFHLSCLLEWMERSDACPVCDKEMVFDAPDDQN, from the exons ATGGGTGGTTGTTGTTGCTCTTCCAGAAAGTCTCAACTACAGGGGACACCTGTTTATTACTAT TGTCCCCCATCCTTAGATGAACAGGAAAGTTTAAGAACATACCGTGGGGCAGCCCCGGGTATGTCAACAGGACTTCTGGTTGGACTAAACCTGGACACGTCAAGCCCTGATACTTTCAGACCCCCTCCAGCCCCACTTCCATTTAATGTGCTTTTTGGACGCCCCCAAACACCTATTCATACTCTTGGGAGCCAAGCACCTAAATGTGATGATGCCAAACTGTCTAAATCTGAAGCCAACCCTGAAAATGTTGCTGTTAATTGCTCTGATATATTAATTTCTGGTGATTACGTTTATAAATCCGAAGGAAAAACTCTTGCTGATATCTTGCTGGCCTCACCAACAAAGTCTGATGTAGATATTTCGAAATCAGATGACGCTCCCGAGTTAGCCACTGATGAAGATTGCTGTCCTATATGTCTTGAAG AATATGATACAGACAACCCTAAAATGGTGACAAATTGTGAGCATGATTTTCATCTGTCATGTCTCCTTGAGTGGATGGAGCGAAGTGATGCCTGTCCAGTTTGTGACAAG GAAATGGTATTTGATGCCCCAGATGATCAGAACTAA
- the LOC130811338 gene encoding probable E3 ubiquitin-protein ligase RHB1A isoform X1, translating to MYFCLLLVLIIYSEDCFGCCFTCLLNDLHFSIQCPPSLDEQESLRTYRGAAPGMSTGLLVGLNLDTSSPDTFRPPPAPLPFNVLFGRPQTPIHTLGSQAPKCDDAKLSKSEANPENVAVNCSDILISGDYVYKSEGKTLADILLASPTKSDVDISKSDDAPELATDEDCCPICLEEYDTDNPKMVTNCEHDFHLSCLLEWMERSDACPVCDKEMVFDAPDDQN from the exons ATGTATTTTTGCTTGCTATTAGTTTTAATTATATACAGTGAAGACTGTTTTGGTTGCTGCTTTACTTGTTTGCTAAATGATTTACATTTTTCCATACAGTGTCCCCCATCCTTAGATGAACAGGAAAGTTTAAGAACATACCGTGGGGCAGCCCCGGGTATGTCAACAGGACTTCTGGTTGGACTAAACCTGGACACGTCAAGCCCTGATACTTTCAGACCCCCTCCAGCCCCACTTCCATTTAATGTGCTTTTTGGACGCCCCCAAACACCTATTCATACTCTTGGGAGCCAAGCACCTAAATGTGATGATGCCAAACTGTCTAAATCTGAAGCCAACCCTGAAAATGTTGCTGTTAATTGCTCTGATATATTAATTTCTGGTGATTACGTTTATAAATCCGAAGGAAAAACTCTTGCTGATATCTTGCTGGCCTCACCAACAAAGTCTGATGTAGATATTTCGAAATCAGATGACGCTCCCGAGTTAGCCACTGATGAAGATTGCTGTCCTATATGTCTTGAAG AATATGATACAGACAACCCTAAAATGGTGACAAATTGTGAGCATGATTTTCATCTGTCATGTCTCCTTGAGTGGATGGAGCGAAGTGATGCCTGTCCAGTTTGTGACAAG GAAATGGTATTTGATGCCCCAGATGATCAGAACTAA